The DNA sequence CGGCCCTGCGCGACGCGGTGGTGAACGCCTCCGGCACGCCGGAGAACTGATCGCCGGCGTTCCGAATTCCCCCCGGACTCTTCCTACTCACGGGTAGGTAATGCCAGTATCGGGGACGTGGGTACCTACTTCGTCACCGGCGCGACGGGTTTCATCGGCAGGCGCCTGGTCGCCGAGCTGCTGCGGCGACCGGACTGCGAACGGGTGTTCGCGCTGGTCAGGCCGCACTCGGCGGACAAGCTGGACCGCCACGGGAAGCTGACGCCGGTGCTGGGCGACCTCGGTTCGCCGATCGACGCCGACCGGGTCGACCACGTCGTGCACCTGGCCGCCGTGTACGACTTCACCGCGTCCGCGGAGGCGCACCACGCCGTGAACGTCGAGGGCACCCGGCGGGTCGTCGAGTACGCCGAACGCACCGGCTCCGGCCTGCTGCACCACGTGTCGTCCATCGCGGTCGCGGGCGATCACCGCGGCTCGTTCACCGAGGACGACTTCGACCTCGGCCAGCACCTCGGCTCGCCGTACCACGCGACCAAGCACGCGGCCGAGAAGATCGTCCGGGGCCAGGACGGCGTCCCGTGGCGGATCTACCGGCCGGGCGCGGTGGTCGGCGACTCGCGCACCGGCGAGGTCGACAAGGTCGACGGCCCGTACCACTTCTTCGCGGCGCTGGCCGCGCTCGCCCGCCTGCCGCGCCGGCTGCCGCTGGTCGCGCCGCACTTCGGGGTCGCGAACGTGGTCCCGGTCGACTACGTGGTGGCCGCGCTGGACCGGCTGATCCACGCCGACGTGCCGGCCGGCAGCACGTTCCACCTCACCGCCCGCCGCTCGCAGCGGATGGACGAGGTCTACAACGCGCTGGCCGACGCCGCCGGCGCGCCGAAGGTACGGTTCAGCGTGCCGCTGCCGCTGCCCGCCGAACCCACCGGCGCGGTCGTCACCGGCGTGCTCACGGAGCTGGGCGTCCCGCCGCGGCTCGTGCCCCACCTCGCGCTGCACGCCGATTTCGACTCGACGGCCACCCGCGCGGTCACCGGCCTCGAACCACCCGACTTCACCACCTACGCGCACACGCTGTGGCGCTACTGGGCCGACCACCTCGACCCGCTGCGCGCCGCCCGAGGGCACGGCCTGGCCGGGCGGACCGTGCTCGTCACCGGCGCGTCCTCGGGCATCGGCGCGGCCAGCGCGCTCGCCGTGGCGCGCAAGGGCGCCGTGCCGCTGCTGGTCGCCCGGCGCGCCGACGAGCTGGAGGAGGTCGCCGGGCGGATCCGCGCGGAGGGCGGCACGGCGCACACCTACCCGTGCGACCTGACCGACGCGGAGGCGGTGGGCGCGCTGCTCAAGCAGGTGCTCGCCGACCACGACGGCGTCGACGCGCTGGTCAACAACGCGGGCCGGTCGATCCGCCGCAGCGTGCACCTGAGCGTGGACCGGCTGCACGACTACGAGCGCACCATGGCGTTGAACTACTTCGCACCGCTGCGACTGGTCCTCGGTCTGCTGCCGCACATGAGGGAACGGCGGTTCGGCCACATCGTGAACATCTCGAGCATGGGAGTGCAGATCAACACACCCCGGTTCTCCGCCTACCTCGCCTCGAAGAGCGCACTCGACGCGTTCAGCCGGGTGGCCGCCAGTGAGACCGTCGCCGACGGCGTCACGTTCACCTCCGTGCGGATGCCGCTGGTGCGCACGCCGATGATCGGCCCGACGAAGGTCTACGACGCGTTCCCCGCGGCCACGCCCGAACGCGCGGCGCAGTGGGTGGTCCGCGCGCTGGAACGCCGTCCGGAGGAGGTCAACCTCCCGGCCGGGGTGCTGGTCGAGCTGGCGCGCAAGGCCGCGCCGAAGACCGTCCGATCGCTGCTGCACCTGGTCTACCGGGCCATGCCGGAGCAGGGCGCGCCGCGCACGCCGCCGCTCGCCTCCGTCGCCGCGGGCATCACCCGCCTGGTCCTGCGGGCGACGCGGTGAACCGGGTCGTGGGAGCGCTGCGCGCGCTGGCGACGCTGGTGCGCGCCGGTGTCGTGCGGCCCATGGGCCCCGGCAGGCTGCTCGGCGTCGTGGACGCCTTCCTCCGGTGGGACATCACGGTCGCGTTCGGCTTCGCCACCGGCGCGGCCCGCCACCCCGACCGGCCGGCGATCATCGACGACGCGGGCACGCTCACCTACGCCGAGGTGGACGAGCGCACCACCAGGCTCGCGCACGGCCTGCACGACCTGGGCGTGCGCGCGGGCTCGAAGGTCGCCGTGCTGTGCCGCAACCAC is a window from the Saccharothrix saharensis genome containing:
- a CDS encoding SDR family oxidoreductase, whose product is MGTYFVTGATGFIGRRLVAELLRRPDCERVFALVRPHSADKLDRHGKLTPVLGDLGSPIDADRVDHVVHLAAVYDFTASAEAHHAVNVEGTRRVVEYAERTGSGLLHHVSSIAVAGDHRGSFTEDDFDLGQHLGSPYHATKHAAEKIVRGQDGVPWRIYRPGAVVGDSRTGEVDKVDGPYHFFAALAALARLPRRLPLVAPHFGVANVVPVDYVVAALDRLIHADVPAGSTFHLTARRSQRMDEVYNALADAAGAPKVRFSVPLPLPAEPTGAVVTGVLTELGVPPRLVPHLALHADFDSTATRAVTGLEPPDFTTYAHTLWRYWADHLDPLRAARGHGLAGRTVLVTGASSGIGAASALAVARKGAVPLLVARRADELEEVAGRIRAEGGTAHTYPCDLTDAEAVGALLKQVLADHDGVDALVNNAGRSIRRSVHLSVDRLHDYERTMALNYFAPLRLVLGLLPHMRERRFGHIVNISSMGVQINTPRFSAYLASKSALDAFSRVAASETVADGVTFTSVRMPLVRTPMIGPTKVYDAFPAATPERAAQWVVRALERRPEEVNLPAGVLVELARKAAPKTVRSLLHLVYRAMPEQGAPRTPPLASVAAGITRLVLRATR